The following are encoded in a window of Halorarum salinum genomic DNA:
- a CDS encoding GNAT family N-acetyltransferase — MDVRPFEDGDAEALWELKRGFETGLGEGTGDADKAETYEAKLTDEYRTRWLSWVKRSVAEDARCVTVAVQGGDEGESADGGSEGSDRALTGYAFVLPESLAFVWDAAVLNELYVRPERRGTGVADDLMAAALEAARGQDLPLDRMVLDVDRGNERARAFYERHGFAHWGEMVARDL, encoded by the coding sequence ATGGACGTTCGACCCTTCGAGGACGGCGACGCGGAGGCGCTCTGGGAACTGAAACGCGGGTTCGAGACCGGTCTGGGGGAGGGTACGGGCGACGCTGACAAGGCCGAGACCTACGAGGCGAAACTGACCGACGAGTACCGGACGCGCTGGCTCTCGTGGGTGAAACGCAGCGTCGCGGAGGACGCGCGGTGCGTGACGGTCGCCGTGCAGGGCGGCGACGAGGGCGAGAGCGCGGACGGGGGGAGCGAGGGGAGCGACCGAGCCCTCACGGGCTACGCCTTCGTCCTCCCGGAGTCGCTCGCGTTCGTCTGGGACGCCGCGGTGCTGAACGAACTCTACGTCCGGCCGGAACGCAGGGGAACCGGCGTCGCCGACGACCTGATGGCGGCCGCGCTGGAGGCCGCGCGGGGCCAGGACCTCCCGCTGGACCGGATGGTGCTCGACGTGGACCGCGGGAACGAACGTGCGCGGGCGTTCTACGAGCGACACGGCTTCGCCCACTGGGGCGAGATGGTCGCCCGGGACCTCTAG
- a CDS encoding zinc-dependent alcohol dehydrogenase family protein: protein MRAAVFTGHGEPLEVREIDEPEPDPTGVVVETGACGICRSDWHAWQGDPLWESREFEDGHVFGHEPVGVVVTVGDEVEHVREGDRVAVPFNLGDGTCPSCRDGRSNLCDNRIPLGLAPASPGAFGERFHVPWADFNVVPLPDGVSPVEMAGLGCRFMTSFHALVHEADVTAGDWLAVHGCGGVGLSAVHIADALGANVIAVDLFDEKLEFAAEVGAVETINATEVADVPAEVAAITDGGADVSVDALGIAETCRNSVHSLRKRGQHLQIGLTSSEEGGEVSLPTDLIVAKELQFIGTIGMPRPRYDEIFRMIEHGKLDPAMMVSETVSLDQTSGKLDAMTEFETAGIPVITEF from the coding sequence ATGCGTGCAGCAGTGTTTACCGGCCATGGGGAACCGCTGGAGGTCCGGGAGATCGACGAACCGGAACCGGACCCAACGGGGGTCGTAGTCGAGACAGGGGCGTGTGGCATTTGCCGGAGTGACTGGCACGCGTGGCAGGGAGATCCGCTCTGGGAGTCCAGGGAGTTCGAGGACGGCCACGTCTTCGGGCACGAACCCGTCGGCGTCGTCGTCACGGTCGGCGACGAGGTCGAACACGTCCGTGAAGGCGACCGCGTCGCCGTCCCGTTCAACCTCGGCGACGGGACCTGCCCGTCCTGTCGAGACGGTCGTTCCAATCTCTGCGACAACCGCATTCCGCTGGGACTCGCCCCAGCATCGCCGGGCGCCTTCGGCGAACGATTTCACGTCCCGTGGGCCGACTTCAACGTCGTCCCCCTCCCGGACGGTGTCTCGCCGGTCGAGATGGCTGGACTGGGCTGCCGGTTCATGACGTCGTTCCACGCGCTCGTCCACGAGGCGGATGTCACTGCCGGCGACTGGCTCGCGGTCCACGGCTGCGGCGGTGTCGGGCTCTCGGCCGTTCACATCGCCGACGCGCTTGGCGCGAACGTCATCGCCGTCGACCTGTTCGACGAGAAACTGGAATTCGCAGCCGAAGTAGGCGCCGTCGAAACCATCAATGCGACCGAGGTTGCCGACGTACCCGCGGAGGTGGCCGCGATCACAGACGGTGGCGCTGACGTCTCCGTGGACGCACTCGGCATTGCTGAGACGTGTCGCAACTCGGTCCACAGCCTTCGAAAACGCGGCCAGCACCTCCAGATCGGCCTGACATCCAGTGAAGAGGGTGGTGAGGTCTCGCTCCCGACGGACCTGATTGTCGCCAAGGAACTCCAGTTCATCGGCACGATCGGCATGCCCCGGCCTCGCTACGACGAGATTTTCCGGATGATCGAACACGGGAAGCTCGATCCGGCGATGATGGTTTCCGAGACGGTGTCTCTCGACCAGACCTCGGGGAAACTTGACGCGATGACGGAGTTCGAAACCGCCGGTATCCCTGTGATCACCGAGTTTTGA
- a CDS encoding transcriptional regulator, producing the protein MSRTALVGNVTAMLADAGFLVSERCAVRPKSFDLAARRGEDLLLLKVLGNVDAFDGPTGAEMRRLGSYLSATPMVVGMRTRDEDIKPGVVYFRHGVPAIHPDTLYDLLVEEVPPLIYAAPGGLYVNIDGTLVSDERKERGWSLGRLADELGVSRRTVAKYENGMNASVEVAVQLEDLFDRPFSDPVNVMEGAEEVREADPTPEPPEADPDDEHVHAVLSRAGFVVHPTQRAPFKAVSENADDAEAPDVTFTLLTGHSSFTKTAAKRAKLMASLGRVTRTRAVYFTEERSKRESLDGTAIVSVDELAETDDPDRVRELIRDRSEEPQEA; encoded by the coding sequence ATGTCCCGGACGGCGCTGGTCGGGAACGTGACCGCGATGCTCGCCGACGCGGGCTTCCTCGTCAGCGAGCGCTGTGCGGTCCGCCCGAAGAGCTTCGACCTCGCCGCGCGGCGGGGCGAGGACCTCCTGCTGCTCAAGGTCCTCGGGAACGTCGACGCCTTCGACGGACCGACGGGTGCCGAGATGCGGCGGCTGGGTAGCTACCTCTCGGCGACGCCGATGGTCGTCGGGATGCGGACCCGCGACGAGGACATCAAGCCCGGCGTGGTGTACTTCCGGCACGGCGTCCCGGCCATCCACCCCGACACGCTGTACGACCTGCTGGTCGAGGAGGTCCCGCCGCTCATCTACGCGGCGCCCGGCGGACTGTACGTCAACATCGACGGCACGCTGGTCTCCGACGAGCGGAAGGAACGCGGCTGGAGCCTCGGGCGGCTGGCCGACGAACTCGGCGTCTCCCGGCGCACGGTCGCCAAGTACGAGAACGGCATGAACGCCTCCGTCGAGGTCGCCGTCCAGCTGGAGGACCTGTTCGATCGGCCCTTCTCGGACCCCGTGAACGTGATGGAGGGCGCCGAGGAGGTGCGCGAGGCCGACCCAACGCCGGAACCGCCCGAGGCCGACCCGGACGACGAACACGTCCACGCGGTGCTCTCGCGGGCCGGCTTCGTCGTCCACCCCACCCAGCGCGCGCCGTTCAAGGCGGTGAGCGAGAACGCGGACGACGCCGAGGCGCCGGACGTCACCTTCACGCTCCTCACCGGCCACTCTTCGTTCACCAAGACGGCGGCCAAGCGCGCGAAGTTGATGGCCTCGCTCGGCCGCGTGACCCGGACGCGGGCCGTCTACTTCACCGAGGAGCGCTCGAAGCGCGAGTCCCTCGACGGCACGGCCATCGTCTCGGTCGACGAACTGGCAGAGACGGACGACCCAGACAGGGTCCGCGAACTCATCCGCGACCGGTCCGAGGAGCCCCAGGAGGCCTGA
- a CDS encoding GNAT family N-acetyltransferase, with the protein MFPERILTDRLRLDRHDAAVDALEFYGHAGASGSDTVAEECEFLSWRPHDHPKESRDVLADFAEAWDERGSATYAVFPREGEPGAGEFAGNAGLHLDWDTRVGTLGVWLRKPFWGRGYSGERALALADLAFRRLDLDLLAVAVFPENGKSVRAIEKYVERMGGRREGRIRNEVVPDGKGPRDVLRFSVSQAEWREAVGDESHAEFVEELDG; encoded by the coding sequence ATGTTCCCCGAGCGGATCCTCACCGATCGCCTCCGACTCGACCGCCACGACGCCGCCGTCGACGCCCTGGAGTTCTACGGGCACGCCGGCGCGAGCGGGAGCGACACCGTCGCGGAGGAGTGCGAGTTCCTCTCGTGGCGCCCCCACGATCACCCGAAGGAGAGCCGCGACGTGCTCGCCGACTTCGCGGAGGCGTGGGACGAGCGCGGGAGCGCCACGTACGCCGTGTTCCCGCGCGAGGGGGAACCGGGCGCCGGCGAGTTCGCGGGTAACGCCGGCCTCCACCTCGACTGGGACACCCGGGTCGGGACGCTCGGCGTCTGGCTCCGGAAGCCGTTCTGGGGCCGGGGCTACTCCGGCGAGCGGGCGCTCGCGCTCGCGGACCTCGCGTTCCGTCGGCTGGACCTCGACCTGCTCGCGGTCGCGGTGTTCCCCGAGAACGGAAAGTCCGTCCGCGCCATCGAGAAGTACGTCGAGCGGATGGGCGGCCGGCGCGAGGGTCGGATCCGAAACGAGGTCGTCCCGGACGGGAAGGGCCCGCGCGACGTGCTTCGGTTCTCCGTGTCGCAGGCGGAGTGGCGCGAGGCCGTCGGCGACGAGTCGCACGCGGAGTTCGTCGAGGAACTCGATGGCTGA
- a CDS encoding NUDIX hydrolase, producing the protein MITVPGEHCPICGTELGRVEVENRSRRYCPNCDRVVWENSRPVAGVLVVDGDRVLMVERATEPNFGTWGVPGGNIEHDEPPAVGAARELAEEAGVRVDPADLELFRADHVERGRRAVVAIRYVVDRAETAGEPIPGAEVSDARFDAPDRFLESEAGVAPLDDDALREASGRFD; encoded by the coding sequence ATGATCACGGTCCCGGGCGAGCACTGCCCGATCTGCGGGACCGAACTCGGCCGCGTCGAGGTCGAGAACCGCAGCCGACGCTACTGCCCGAACTGCGACAGGGTCGTCTGGGAGAACAGCAGGCCGGTCGCGGGGGTGCTGGTCGTCGACGGCGACCGCGTGCTCATGGTCGAGCGGGCCACCGAACCGAACTTCGGCACGTGGGGCGTGCCCGGCGGCAACATCGAGCACGACGAACCGCCGGCCGTCGGCGCTGCCCGCGAACTCGCGGAGGAGGCGGGCGTCCGCGTCGACCCGGCGGACCTGGAACTGTTTCGCGCCGACCACGTCGAACGCGGGAGACGGGCGGTCGTCGCCATCCGTTACGTCGTCGACCGGGCGGAGACGGCGGGCGAACCGATCCCGGGCGCGGAGGTGAGCGACGCGCGGTTCGACGCCCCCGACCGGTTCCTCGAGTCGGAGGCCGGCGTCGCGCCCCTCGACGACGACGCCCTCCGCGAGGCGAGCGGCCGCTTCGACTAG
- a CDS encoding transporter yields the protein MAAKGGVSGRVPTVTGVIAGVGAYVVSYLVTYVRQFGTVEDRLRGINVLVELFGNDPIPAWKAVGWYFYNAHFVNVLIPNFGGTRTENLIASGGDGSLSLLYAVPPLVLLLAGVAVAAYSNADDPAGGAVMGLTLVPVYALLALVGTFVFAYGSGDGGSVRPDYVTGVLLAGVVYPLVFATTGGVLGSLPD from the coding sequence ATGGCCGCGAAAGGGGGGGTTAGCGGACGCGTTCCGACCGTGACCGGCGTGATCGCCGGGGTCGGCGCGTACGTGGTCAGCTACCTGGTGACGTACGTTCGGCAGTTCGGTACGGTGGAGGACCGGCTTCGGGGGATAAACGTGCTCGTGGAACTGTTCGGGAACGACCCGATCCCCGCCTGGAAGGCGGTGGGGTGGTACTTCTACAACGCGCACTTCGTGAACGTGCTCATCCCGAACTTCGGCGGGACGCGCACCGAGAACCTCATCGCGAGCGGCGGCGACGGGAGCCTGTCGCTGCTGTACGCCGTTCCGCCGCTGGTGCTCCTGCTCGCGGGGGTCGCGGTCGCGGCGTACTCGAACGCCGACGATCCGGCGGGCGGCGCGGTGATGGGTCTCACTCTCGTCCCCGTCTACGCCCTGCTCGCGCTCGTCGGCACGTTCGTCTTCGCGTACGGGTCGGGCGACGGGGGGAGCGTCCGCCCGGACTACGTCACCGGCGTCCTGCTCGCGGGGGTCGTCTACCCGCTCGTCTTCGCGACGACCGGCGGGGTGCTCGGCTCCCTGCCGGACTAG
- a CDS encoding GNAT family N-acetyltransferase, which yields MADLFPRTIETERLRFEPRSTDGIDARELYRICSADPGIEDVTRHVPWDPHEHPRETEAFLERGDEHREEASAAGYVLRPRDGEDGAGEMAGFTGIQVDWGRRRGDLGLWLRRRFWGRGYSGERATALVELAFDRLDLEVVTVGHEPGNARSERAITKYVDRFGGRRDGRFRNRHATPDGAVTDLVRYSISRGEWHDATGGGTAVLD from the coding sequence ATGGCTGACCTCTTCCCTCGGACCATCGAGACGGAACGGCTCCGGTTCGAACCGCGGTCGACGGACGGCATCGACGCCCGGGAACTCTACCGGATCTGTTCGGCCGATCCCGGCATCGAGGACGTGACGCGGCACGTTCCCTGGGACCCCCACGAGCACCCCCGCGAGACGGAGGCGTTCCTCGAACGCGGCGACGAGCACCGCGAGGAGGCGTCGGCAGCAGGCTACGTGCTCCGACCGCGGGACGGGGAGGACGGCGCCGGGGAGATGGCGGGCTTCACCGGAATCCAGGTGGACTGGGGGAGACGGCGCGGCGACCTCGGCCTCTGGCTCAGGAGACGGTTCTGGGGCCGGGGCTACTCCGGCGAACGCGCGACCGCGCTGGTCGAACTCGCGTTCGACCGCCTCGACCTCGAGGTCGTCACCGTCGGCCACGAACCGGGGAACGCGAGGAGCGAGCGGGCCATCACGAAGTACGTCGATCGGTTCGGCGGCCGGCGGGACGGACGGTTCCGGAACCGGCACGCGACGCCCGACGGGGCGGTCACGGACCTCGTCCGCTACTCGATTTCGAGGGGCGAGTGGCACGACGCGACCGGCGGCGGCACCGCGGTGCTCGACTAG
- a CDS encoding glutathione S-transferase N-terminal domain-containing protein has protein sequence MSDLVLYELEGCPYCTKVKNKLAELGLDYDSEMVPRPRHERTEVQEVSGQTGVPVLVDEEHGVEGMAESDDIVAYLEETYGSGSAA, from the coding sequence ATGTCCGATCTCGTCCTCTACGAACTGGAGGGTTGTCCGTACTGTACGAAGGTGAAGAACAAACTCGCCGAACTCGGCCTCGACTACGACTCCGAGATGGTGCCGCGGCCCCGCCACGAGCGGACGGAGGTGCAGGAGGTGAGCGGCCAGACCGGCGTGCCGGTGCTCGTCGACGAGGAACACGGCGTCGAGGGGATGGCCGAGAGCGACGACATCGTCGCCTACCTGGAGGAGACGTACGGCTCGGGGAGCGCGGCGTAG
- a CDS encoding pyridoxal-phosphate dependent enzyme, with amino-acid sequence MTAPSLRCPDCGTEYADRWRCECGRPLEYVERSLPDGPAPDPAAFDVRDGLWSFSEFVPESPAATLGEGTTPLVDAPDWDAEFKLEYVFPTGSFKDRGATVTLSRAAALGVGTVVEDSSGNAGAAVATYAARAGIDADVYVPASVKDSKLRAIRRAGANPVKVEGPRRATTDACIKAVEAGDGWYASHAWNPAFFAGTATFAYETALQRDWTVPDAVVLPLGHGTLFLGAHRGFRALEDAGWTDSVPRLLGVQAAGHAPIAAELHGLDAVSGDNDAADGIQIADPVRKGEILDAIQGTDGDAIALGADPVERELDRLHAAGFYVEPTSAVAPAALAEYRARGVLAPDDEVVVPLTGSGLKN; translated from the coding sequence ATGACCGCGCCGTCGCTCCGCTGTCCCGACTGCGGGACCGAGTACGCCGACCGCTGGCGCTGCGAGTGCGGCCGCCCGCTGGAGTACGTCGAACGGTCGCTCCCGGACGGGCCGGCCCCCGACCCCGCTGCCTTCGACGTCAGGGACGGACTCTGGTCGTTCTCGGAGTTCGTCCCCGAGTCGCCGGCGGCGACGCTCGGCGAGGGTACGACCCCGCTGGTCGACGCGCCGGACTGGGACGCCGAGTTCAAACTGGAGTACGTGTTCCCCACGGGGTCGTTCAAGGACCGCGGCGCGACGGTCACCCTCTCGCGGGCGGCCGCGCTCGGCGTCGGGACGGTGGTGGAGGACTCCTCGGGCAACGCCGGCGCGGCCGTCGCGACGTACGCCGCCCGGGCCGGCATCGACGCTGACGTCTACGTCCCGGCGTCCGTGAAGGACTCGAAGCTTCGGGCCATCCGACGGGCCGGCGCGAACCCGGTGAAGGTCGAGGGGCCGCGGCGGGCGACGACGGACGCCTGCATCAAGGCGGTGGAGGCCGGGGATGGGTGGTACGCGAGCCACGCCTGGAACCCGGCGTTCTTCGCCGGGACGGCGACGTTCGCCTACGAGACCGCGCTCCAGCGTGACTGGACCGTCCCCGACGCGGTCGTACTTCCCCTCGGCCACGGGACGCTCTTCCTCGGCGCCCATCGCGGGTTCCGGGCGCTGGAGGACGCGGGATGGACCGACTCGGTGCCGAGGCTGCTCGGAGTCCAGGCGGCCGGCCACGCGCCCATCGCGGCGGAGCTCCACGGACTCGACGCCGTTTCGGGCGACAACGACGCCGCGGACGGGATTCAGATCGCGGATCCCGTTCGAAAGGGGGAGATCCTCGACGCCATCCAGGGGACGGACGGCGACGCAATCGCGCTCGGGGCCGACCCCGTGGAGCGCGAACTCGACCGTTTGCACGCGGCCGGCTTCTACGTCGAACCGACGTCGGCGGTCGCGCCGGCGGCGCTCGCCGAGTACCGGGCGCGGGGCGTCCTGGCGCCCGACGACGAGGTGGTCGTCCCGCTCACCGGGAGCGGGCTGAAGAACTAA
- a CDS encoding metal-dependent hydrolase family protein: MLLRELSLLDRDGGRRGDLRIVDGELAAVGDLEPWRDEAVLDLRGTVALPGLVDAHVHFSLSGERTVDEVVSMTDAELALVEARNARKTLEAGVTGVRAMGARGVDVRVRDRIDAGDVPGPRTVANCRSITATGGHGHHLGREIDGPDDARRAVREGAKRGAEFVKFMATGGVTTPGTDPDAVALTDDELDALVDEAHRRGMHAATHAHGAAGVKAAVHAGVDTVEHGTFLDDEAIDLLLREDVTLVPTLSAPYHIVRNVDAATADVRRKTERVYERHIESFRDAVEAGVRIAGGTDAGTPFNVHGANAAEVEFMTEYGMEPLAAIDAMTATAADTIGLAGAGTLEPGTHADLLLCDGDPTEDPTALNDPAVVLKGGEVVAGGDRETRRALEDASAAEPSPGDGSVAARN, from the coding sequence ATGCTGCTTCGGGAACTCTCGCTGCTGGACCGCGACGGGGGCAGACGGGGTGACCTCCGGATCGTCGACGGCGAACTCGCCGCGGTCGGCGACCTCGAACCGTGGCGCGACGAGGCCGTTCTCGACCTACGGGGGACGGTCGCGCTCCCGGGGCTCGTCGACGCCCACGTCCACTTCTCGCTGTCGGGCGAACGGACCGTCGACGAGGTCGTCTCGATGACCGACGCCGAACTTGCGCTGGTCGAGGCGAGGAACGCCCGAAAGACGCTGGAGGCGGGGGTCACCGGCGTCCGTGCGATGGGCGCGCGTGGCGTCGACGTCCGCGTTCGGGACCGCATCGACGCCGGTGACGTCCCCGGCCCGCGGACGGTCGCGAACTGCCGATCGATCACGGCCACGGGCGGACACGGCCACCACCTCGGCCGGGAGATCGACGGGCCGGACGACGCGCGGCGGGCGGTCCGCGAGGGGGCCAAACGCGGCGCGGAGTTCGTGAAGTTCATGGCCACTGGCGGGGTCACGACCCCCGGTACCGACCCCGACGCGGTGGCGCTGACCGACGACGAACTCGACGCGCTCGTCGACGAGGCCCACCGGCGGGGGATGCACGCCGCGACCCACGCCCACGGCGCGGCGGGCGTGAAGGCGGCGGTTCACGCCGGCGTCGACACCGTCGAGCACGGCACGTTCCTCGACGACGAGGCGATCGACCTGCTGCTCCGCGAGGACGTCACGCTCGTGCCGACGCTGTCGGCGCCGTACCACATCGTCCGCAACGTCGACGCCGCGACCGCCGACGTCCGGCGGAAGACGGAGCGCGTGTACGAGCGCCACATCGAGTCGTTCCGCGACGCGGTCGAGGCGGGCGTCCGGATCGCCGGCGGCACCGACGCGGGGACGCCGTTCAACGTGCACGGCGCGAACGCCGCCGAGGTCGAGTTCATGACCGAGTACGGGATGGAGCCGCTGGCGGCCATCGATGCCATGACCGCGACCGCCGCCGACACGATCGGCCTCGCGGGCGCCGGGACGCTCGAACCGGGGACCCACGCGGACCTGCTCCTCTGTGACGGGGACCCCACCGAGGACCCCACTGCGCTCAACGACCCGGCAGTCGTGCTCAAGGGCGGGGAGGTCGTCGCGGGCGGCGACCGGGAGACCCGTCGGGCCCTCGAGGACGCGTCGGCCGCGGAACCGTCGCCGGGCGACGGGTCGGTGGCGGCGCGGAACTGA
- a CDS encoding tRNA(Ile)(2)-agmatinylcytidine synthase, with product MTVIGLDDTDSRTEGMCSTYLAALVAEAVAAAGGTVDRLVLVRLNPAVEHKTRGNAALAVHADVDADRAFDVAAGLVEEYAVDEDPHTSPGLVVADGGPESVPTRVAEFAGDAVREFHSVRDAIAIADDASYRHAGWGAETGDGTPGRGRIGALAAVGAWAAWHDPGGTDGAAESGDATAATDGTPDGWTYEHVSYRQFDRCGTPREVDEESAFAAADAGYPAVWDTVDRGTGEAVCVPNAPGPILHGIRGDDPDAVRRVAGRIDSEPVERTALFHTNQGTDAHLRDATVCAVEDGRAYRVTGEVVSAPETRRGGHVFLAVSGVDRGDGAESGDVEPGGADPKDAEPDAVADLDCVAFAPTDRFRDRVRGLTEGDRITVCGEVADGTLKLEKFAVRELVTTGWVVPECPDCGRSMESAGADQGYRCRDCGTSEPGKASRKLDRDLELGWYEVPPTARRHVAKPLVRGGFDAPTHPER from the coding sequence GTGACGGTCATCGGCCTCGACGACACGGACTCGCGGACCGAGGGCATGTGCAGTACCTACCTCGCCGCGCTCGTCGCCGAGGCCGTGGCGGCCGCCGGCGGAACCGTCGACAGGCTCGTGCTCGTCCGGCTCAACCCCGCCGTCGAGCACAAGACGCGCGGGAACGCCGCGCTCGCCGTCCACGCCGACGTCGACGCCGACCGGGCGTTCGACGTCGCCGCAGGACTGGTCGAGGAGTACGCCGTCGACGAGGACCCCCACACCAGCCCCGGGCTGGTCGTCGCCGACGGCGGCCCGGAGTCGGTGCCGACCCGGGTCGCCGAGTTCGCCGGCGACGCCGTTCGGGAGTTCCACTCGGTCCGAGACGCGATCGCGATCGCGGATGACGCGAGTTATCGGCACGCTGGATGGGGCGCCGAGACCGGGGACGGCACCCCCGGACGCGGTCGGATCGGCGCGCTCGCGGCCGTCGGCGCGTGGGCGGCGTGGCACGACCCCGGGGGTACGGACGGGGCGGCCGAATCCGGCGACGCGACGGCTGCGACGGACGGGACGCCCGACGGCTGGACCTACGAGCACGTCAGCTACCGGCAGTTCGATCGCTGCGGAACCCCTCGAGAGGTCGACGAGGAGTCGGCGTTCGCCGCCGCCGACGCGGGGTATCCGGCCGTCTGGGACACGGTCGACCGCGGGACCGGCGAGGCGGTCTGCGTCCCCAACGCGCCGGGGCCGATCCTCCACGGGATCCGCGGCGACGACCCCGACGCCGTCCGGCGCGTCGCCGGGCGGATCGACTCGGAACCCGTCGAACGGACGGCCCTCTTTCACACGAACCAGGGGACCGACGCGCACCTCCGGGATGCCACGGTCTGCGCGGTCGAGGACGGCCGCGCCTACCGCGTGACGGGCGAGGTCGTCTCGGCCCCCGAGACCAGGCGGGGCGGGCACGTCTTCCTCGCCGTGTCGGGCGTCGATCGGGGAGACGGCGCCGAATCCGGCGACGTCGAACCGGGCGGCGCCGACCCGAAAGACGCCGAACCCGACGCAGTCGCCGATCTGGACTGCGTCGCGTTCGCGCCCACGGACCGGTTCCGGGACAGGGTCCGCGGACTCACGGAGGGCGACCGAATCACGGTCTGCGGCGAGGTGGCCGACGGCACGCTCAAACTGGAGAAGTTCGCCGTCCGCGAGCTCGTCACGACGGGGTGGGTCGTCCCGGAGTGTCCCGACTGTGGCCGGTCGATGGAGTCGGCCGGCGCGGACCAGGGGTACCGCTGCCGGGACTGTGGGACGAGCGAACCCGGGAAGGCGTCCCGGAAACTGGACCGCGACCTCGAACTCGGCTGGTACGAGGTCCCGCCGACCGCGCGGCGCCACGTCGCCAAGCCGCTCGTCAGGGGCGGGTTCGACGCGCCGACCCACCCCGAGCGCTAG
- a CDS encoding metal-dependent hydrolase, with product MPSTLVHVALGGLLAAALLPDRYATRGAMLVVLVAAALPDLDSLVSPFLGGAHRSLGHNVLLPTLIGLALAYDLRVRDRSHLHERFGAAGGPVACAGLAAFVVAGVGLDLATNGVNLFWPVHDRFYAMDGDLLLSSHDGVVQSFVDRSSEEAVRTTENLHYSTGVDPSPGAESRDVERVFPVVSGGWQLLLVAAGAFAVAAKLRRGPRVER from the coding sequence GTGCCGTCAACGCTCGTCCACGTCGCGCTCGGCGGCCTGCTCGCCGCCGCGCTGCTCCCCGACCGGTACGCGACCCGGGGAGCGATGCTCGTCGTCCTCGTCGCCGCCGCGCTCCCGGACCTCGACTCGCTCGTCTCGCCGTTCCTCGGCGGCGCACACCGGTCGCTCGGGCACAACGTCCTCCTGCCGACCCTCATCGGCCTCGCGCTCGCGTACGACCTCCGCGTCCGGGACCGCTCGCACCTCCACGAGCGGTTCGGCGCGGCGGGCGGCCCCGTCGCGTGCGCGGGCTTGGCCGCCTTCGTCGTCGCCGGCGTCGGACTCGACCTCGCGACGAACGGCGTGAACCTGTTCTGGCCGGTCCACGACCGGTTCTACGCGATGGACGGCGACCTGTTGCTGTCGAGCCACGACGGCGTGGTCCAGTCGTTCGTCGACCGGTCCTCGGAGGAAGCCGTACGGACCACGGAGAACCTGCACTACAGCACCGGGGTCGACCCGTCACCCGGCGCGGAATCGCGCGACGTCGAGCGCGTGTTCCCCGTGGTGAGCGGCGGCTGGCAACTGCTCCTCGTCGCGGCCGGGGCGTTCGCGGTCGCGGCGAAGCTTCGGCGCGGCCCACGGGTCGAGCGGTAA